A single Cellulomonas sp. SLBN-39 DNA region contains:
- a CDS encoding Ig-like domain-containing protein, with product MLHRSPEVSFMRRAVPHLSRPALLAIGGIAVVGAMAAPAPASGDPGPAAPHPDVQVALSFSTASPWGDTDLRTGDELTYSLVVENQGDDTATGAVLFDAVPTGTTYLPGSLTLDGDPLTDADDADAGRFSPADGDLGAVHVDLGDIAPAADGGPTHLVTFTVVVDASAAGWQALVNGAQTSYRGATSGVADGTVTNIVLGSVRGGFGDLPPTLVDHVVSIRPTADAPSLVVDVLGGAQTAAPEVLSLVGWTPAARGTLAAGPGGSVVYTPDADFAGDDLLTYTVTGETGNATTATVLVEVLNDAPAPQADAVTLDGAEQVTVDVLANDTDPNGDVLTVRTVGAGAGAVASGTLLTSLGGRVTFDGTTLRYAAPAGGLEAGRTDTFVYVVADPRGATAVGSVVVAAGESAGTSAGGAATPATADPAASPGAELADTGVSGTATAASAAALLALGLGLVGVARRRRA from the coding sequence ATGCTCCACCGATCCCCCGAGGTCTCCTTCATGCGTCGAGCCGTCCCGCACCTGTCCCGTCCCGCCCTCCTCGCGATCGGGGGGATCGCCGTCGTCGGGGCGATGGCAGCCCCTGCACCGGCCTCCGGCGACCCGGGCCCCGCGGCGCCGCACCCGGACGTGCAGGTCGCGCTCTCGTTCAGCACGGCCAGCCCGTGGGGCGACACGGACCTGCGCACGGGCGACGAGCTGACGTACTCGCTCGTGGTCGAGAACCAGGGGGACGACACCGCGACCGGCGCCGTGCTGTTCGACGCGGTCCCGACGGGCACCACGTACCTGCCGGGGTCCCTCACGCTCGACGGGGACCCGCTGACCGACGCGGACGACGCGGACGCGGGCCGCTTCTCGCCGGCGGACGGTGACCTCGGCGCCGTGCACGTCGACCTCGGCGACATCGCCCCGGCCGCCGACGGGGGACCGACGCACCTCGTCACGTTCACCGTCGTCGTGGACGCGTCGGCCGCCGGCTGGCAGGCGCTCGTCAACGGCGCCCAGACCAGCTACCGCGGGGCCACGTCGGGGGTGGCCGACGGCACCGTCACGAACATCGTGCTCGGCAGCGTGCGCGGCGGCTTCGGGGACCTCCCGCCGACGCTGGTCGACCACGTCGTGAGCATCCGTCCGACCGCCGACGCGCCGTCCCTCGTGGTCGACGTCCTCGGCGGGGCCCAGACCGCAGCGCCCGAGGTGCTCTCGCTGGTCGGCTGGACGCCGGCCGCTCGCGGCACCCTGGCCGCGGGCCCCGGCGGCTCCGTCGTGTACACGCCCGACGCCGACTTCGCCGGTGACGACCTGCTCACGTACACGGTCACGGGCGAGACCGGCAACGCCACCACCGCGACGGTCCTCGTCGAGGTGCTGAACGACGCGCCCGCACCGCAGGCCGACGCCGTCACCCTCGACGGTGCCGAGCAGGTGACGGTCGACGTCCTGGCCAACGACACCGACCCCAACGGCGACGTCCTGACGGTGCGGACGGTCGGCGCGGGTGCGGGCGCCGTGGCGTCGGGGACGCTGCTGACGTCCCTCGGCGGGCGTGTGACGTTCGACGGGACGACGCTCCGCTACGCCGCCCCTGCCGGAGGGCTCGAGGCCGGCCGGACGGACACGTTCGTCTACGTGGTGGCCGACCCGCGCGGCGCCACCGCCGTCGGCTCCGTCGTGGTCGCGGCGGGCGAGAGCGCCGGCACGAGCGCGGGTGGGGCGGCGACCCCGGCGACCGCCGACCCCGCCGCGTCCCCCGGGGCCGAGCTGGCCGACACGGGCGTCTCGGGGACGGCGACCGCCGCCTCGGCCGCGGCGCTGCTCGCGCTGGGGCTCGGCCTGGTCGGGGTGGCGCGCCGCCGACGGGCGTGA
- a CDS encoding phosphotransferase produces MDVVARGREAVVLDAGPGLVLRRYLDGRDTTAEVALHRHVGAHGYPVPQVLRQEPGGMLLERVVGPTLLEALLAGTTTAAQAAAVLARLHHDLHLLPAPPGSLAGTCVVHLDLHPANVLLSPSGPVVIDWASGRPGHRDTDVGHTAVVLAAAVLFGVDGEAGDAGAHDVPAALVRDMFEAFLAADHGADPAARLDEVAEHRARYSMPARVVEAATALVRQAAGA; encoded by the coding sequence ATGGACGTGGTCGCGCGGGGCCGGGAAGCGGTCGTCCTCGACGCCGGACCGGGGCTCGTGCTGCGCCGCTACCTCGACGGGCGGGACACGACGGCCGAGGTCGCGCTGCACCGGCACGTGGGCGCGCACGGCTACCCCGTGCCGCAGGTGCTGCGGCAGGAGCCGGGCGGGATGCTCCTCGAGCGCGTCGTCGGTCCCACGCTGCTCGAGGCCCTCCTCGCCGGCACCACCACCGCGGCGCAGGCCGCCGCGGTGCTCGCCCGCCTGCACCACGACCTGCACCTGCTGCCCGCGCCGCCCGGCTCCCTCGCCGGCACGTGCGTGGTCCACCTCGACCTGCACCCCGCCAACGTGCTGCTCAGCCCGTCCGGGCCCGTCGTGATCGACTGGGCGTCCGGCCGGCCCGGCCACCGCGACACCGACGTGGGCCACACGGCGGTCGTGCTGGCGGCAGCGGTCCTGTTCGGCGTCGACGGCGAGGCCGGCGACGCGGGCGCGCACGACGTCCCGGCCGCGCTCGTGCGCGACATGTTCGAGGCCTTCCTCGCTGCGGACCACGGCGCCGACCCTGCCGCGCGCCTCGACGAGGTCGCCGAGCACCGCGCCCGCTACTCGATGCCGGCGCGGGTCGTCGAGGCCGCGACAGCCCTCGTCCGCCAGGCCGCAGGCGCCTGA
- a CDS encoding Sir2 family NAD-dependent protein deacetylase — protein sequence MPHPTTTPSTPAARPASAASVGEVVDVLRGHRLTVLTGAGVSTDSGIPDYRGPDSPPRTPMTFQQFVGDEAFRRHYWARNHVGWRHVHRTLPNAGHRALAALEGRGVVHGLITQNVDLLHEAAGSRHVIDLHGRYDRVVCLRCGTVVPRSALAERLEALNPGFVERVREVADVEIAPDADAVVEQTADFRVQACWADDPDGLPGACGGMLKPDIVYFGENVPRERVERAYAMVDAADALLVAGSSLTVQSGLRFVRHAAQAGKPVVVVNRGATRGDRYATLTLDAGTSETLTDLVELLPSP from the coding sequence GTGCCGCACCCGACCACGACCCCGTCGACCCCCGCCGCCCGGCCCGCGAGCGCGGCGTCGGTGGGCGAGGTCGTCGACGTGCTGCGCGGTCACCGGCTGACGGTGCTGACCGGTGCGGGGGTCTCGACGGACTCGGGGATCCCCGACTACCGCGGCCCGGACTCCCCGCCGCGGACGCCCATGACGTTCCAGCAGTTCGTGGGCGACGAGGCGTTCCGGCGGCACTACTGGGCACGCAACCACGTGGGCTGGCGGCACGTGCACCGCACGCTGCCCAACGCGGGGCACCGGGCGCTGGCGGCGCTCGAGGGGCGCGGGGTGGTGCACGGGCTGATCACGCAGAACGTGGACCTGCTGCACGAGGCCGCGGGGTCGCGGCACGTGATCGACCTGCACGGGCGGTACGACCGGGTCGTGTGCCTGCGGTGCGGGACGGTGGTGCCGCGGTCGGCGCTGGCGGAGCGGCTGGAGGCGCTGAACCCGGGGTTCGTCGAGCGGGTGCGGGAGGTCGCGGACGTGGAGATCGCGCCCGACGCGGACGCGGTGGTCGAGCAGACCGCGGACTTCCGGGTGCAGGCGTGCTGGGCGGACGACCCGGACGGCCTGCCGGGCGCGTGCGGCGGGATGCTCAAGCCGGACATCGTGTACTTCGGGGAGAACGTGCCGCGGGAGCGGGTCGAGCGGGCGTACGCGATGGTCGACGCGGCCGACGCGCTGCTGGTGGCCGGGTCGTCGCTGACGGTGCAGTCGGGGCTGCGGTTCGTGCGGCACGCGGCGCAGGCGGGCAAGCCGGTGGTCGTGGTGAACCGGGGGGCGACGCGCGGGGACCGGTACGCGACGCTGACCCTCGACGCCGGCACGTCGGAGACGCTGACGGACCTGGTCGAGCTGCTGCCCTCCCCCTGA
- a CDS encoding rhodanese-like domain-containing protein: MQISRRPALAALAVTLTVAALAGCSGGGAVTDVDVEDAAALLEDPDVTVVDVRTPAEFAEGHLDGAVNIDLSDPAFADLVADLPQDGTYLVYCRTDNRSGTATDLMAEAGLTDIHDLDGGVVAWAEAGMPLVVG; encoded by the coding sequence ATGCAGATCTCTCGTCGCCCCGCCCTCGCGGCGCTCGCCGTCACCCTGACCGTCGCCGCGCTCGCGGGGTGCTCGGGCGGCGGGGCCGTCACCGACGTCGACGTCGAGGACGCCGCCGCCCTGCTCGAGGACCCCGACGTCACGGTCGTCGACGTGCGCACGCCCGCGGAGTTCGCCGAGGGGCACCTCGACGGCGCCGTGAACATCGACCTGTCCGACCCCGCGTTCGCCGACCTCGTCGCCGACCTGCCGCAGGACGGCACGTACCTCGTCTACTGTCGCACCGACAACCGATCGGGCACGGCGACGGACCTCATGGCGGAGGCGGGCCTCACCGACATCCACGACCTCGACGGCGGCGTCGTCGCGTGGGCGGAGGCGGGCATGCCGCTGGTCGTGGGCTGA
- a CDS encoding helix-turn-helix domain-containing protein, with protein MPSPGETWPECGVARFLTLLDGPWATLIVRELLHGPLRFSELKDALPGVSAHTLTNRLRRFETYGIVTRSVYAEVPPRVVYELTEVGQGLSVVLDAMNTWALSVPRATGDDAVPLASSCDPAPPVRAV; from the coding sequence ATGCCGTCCCCCGGAGAGACCTGGCCCGAGTGCGGCGTCGCCCGCTTCCTCACTCTTCTCGACGGGCCGTGGGCCACGCTCATCGTCCGCGAGCTCCTGCACGGGCCGCTGCGGTTCTCGGAGCTGAAGGACGCCCTGCCCGGAGTCAGTGCGCACACGCTGACCAACCGGCTCCGGCGCTTCGAGACCTACGGCATCGTCACCCGGTCCGTGTACGCAGAGGTGCCGCCGCGCGTGGTGTACGAGCTGACCGAGGTCGGCCAGGGGCTGAGCGTCGTGCTCGACGCGATGAACACCTGGGCGCTGAGCGTCCCGCGTGCCACCGGTGACGACGCCGTCCCCCTCGCCTCCTCCTGCGACCCCGCCCCGCCCGTGCGCGCCGTCTGA
- a CDS encoding response regulator transcription factor: protein MRVLIVEDEPDLAAAVRDGLRLEAVAADVAPDGHAALELLGVHDYAVAVLDRDVPGPSGDDVARWIVASGSGLPILMLTAADRLDDKASGFEIGADDYLTKPFAMRELVLRVRALARRAPAPTPPVLELAGLRVDPFRREVFRDGRYVALTRKQFAVLEVLVAAGGGVVSAEDLLARAWDENADPFTNAVRITISSLRKRLGEPWLIGTVPGVGYRIETAGPGGA from the coding sequence GTGCGTGTGCTGATCGTGGAGGACGAGCCGGACCTCGCCGCGGCCGTCCGCGACGGGCTCCGGCTCGAGGCGGTCGCCGCCGACGTCGCGCCCGACGGCCACGCGGCGCTGGAGCTGCTGGGCGTCCACGACTACGCCGTGGCGGTCCTCGACCGCGACGTCCCCGGCCCGTCGGGGGACGACGTGGCCCGGTGGATCGTGGCCTCCGGGTCGGGCCTGCCCATCCTCATGCTGACGGCCGCAGACCGGCTCGACGACAAAGCCAGCGGCTTCGAGATCGGTGCCGACGACTACCTGACCAAGCCGTTCGCGATGCGCGAGCTCGTGCTCCGCGTGCGCGCCCTGGCGCGGCGGGCGCCGGCCCCCACGCCTCCGGTGCTGGAGCTGGCCGGCCTGCGCGTCGACCCGTTCCGGCGCGAGGTTTTCCGCGACGGCCGGTACGTGGCCCTCACGCGCAAGCAGTTCGCGGTGCTGGAGGTGCTCGTGGCTGCGGGCGGAGGCGTGGTCAGCGCCGAGGACCTGCTCGCGCGGGCGTGGGACGAGAACGCCGACCCGTTCACCAACGCCGTCCGCATCACCATCTCGTCGCTGCGCAAGCGCCTCGGCGAGCCCTGGTTGATCGGCACGGTCCCCGGCGTGGGCTACCGCATCGAGACGGCGGGGCCCGGCGGTGCGTAG
- a CDS encoding DUF86 domain-containing protein — translation MRDSGAASDRDALVLRDLLEFVETAADIVGRGHDAFVAVDADGRLLRYAARTVVVNVSSAADRLSDGFRAAHPDVDWRAIRGMRNRIAHDYAGVNDEIVWVALLRNVPALAQQLHLEGADGQS, via the coding sequence GTGAGGGACAGCGGTGCCGCGTCGGACCGCGACGCCCTGGTGCTCCGGGATCTCCTCGAGTTCGTCGAGACGGCAGCGGACATCGTCGGCCGAGGGCACGACGCCTTCGTCGCGGTCGATGCCGACGGCAGGCTGCTGCGCTACGCGGCACGGACCGTCGTGGTCAACGTGTCGTCCGCCGCGGACCGCCTGTCCGACGGGTTCCGTGCTGCACACCCGGACGTGGACTGGCGTGCGATCCGTGGCATGCGCAACCGCATCGCCCACGACTACGCCGGCGTGAACGACGAGATCGTCTGGGTCGCACTCCTGCGCAACGTCCCGGCGTTGGCCCAGCAGCTCCACCTGGAAGGGGCCGACGGGCAGAGCTGA
- a CDS encoding dihydrofolate reductase family protein, producing the protein MTATIVSTLFISVDGVVEIDPAWHFPYFDEQMGAAVAEDYEDVDVLLLGRVTYDSFAGAWPEREAAGEDDATFAAQLGDVRKVVATHGDQDLGWRNVEPTADLLGTVRAVAAEPGVRKVLVAGSPSVVRQLLAAGLLDELRLLVHPVAARHGGRLFDEGDVQPLRLLRSEAFGSGVLRLVYAPGELPAAAEYEDVVDKVPGERD; encoded by the coding sequence GTGACCGCGACGATCGTCTCGACCCTGTTCATCTCCGTCGACGGTGTCGTCGAGATCGACCCCGCCTGGCACTTCCCGTACTTCGACGAGCAGATGGGCGCGGCGGTCGCCGAGGACTACGAGGACGTCGACGTGCTGCTGCTCGGGCGCGTCACGTACGACAGCTTCGCGGGGGCGTGGCCGGAGCGGGAGGCGGCGGGCGAGGACGACGCGACGTTCGCCGCGCAGCTCGGGGACGTGCGCAAGGTCGTCGCGACGCACGGCGACCAGGACCTGGGGTGGCGCAACGTCGAGCCGACGGCCGACCTGCTGGGGACCGTGCGGGCGGTCGCGGCGGAGCCCGGGGTGCGCAAGGTCCTCGTGGCCGGGTCGCCCTCGGTGGTGCGCCAGCTGCTCGCGGCCGGGCTGCTCGACGAGCTCCGGCTGCTCGTGCACCCCGTGGCGGCGCGGCACGGCGGTCGGCTGTTCGACGAGGGCGACGTCCAGCCGCTGCGGCTGCTGCGCTCCGAGGCGTTCGGCTCGGGCGTGCTGCGTCTGGTCTACGCGCCGGGCGAGCTGCCCGCGGCGGCGGAGTACGAGGACGTCGTCGACAAGGTGCCCGGCGAGCGGGACTGA
- a CDS encoding HAMP domain-containing sensor histidine kinase: MRRRGLSVRWRLALSYAALVTVVEAMLLTVVAAFLLRYVPEGDLVLLDIGGTTAFAPDRSDLLRTFAPAAALTGLAAFGLGLLGGWVLAGRVLRPLTAIGAAARRAAAGSLDHRIDLTGPHDEFREVADTFDTMLARVEQSVEGYRRFAADASHELRTPLATTRAILDVAAADPDPDVPQVLAQLAAANARAVAVTEALLLVARTDAAPVGRDDVDLSLVLEDAVETLAGTADARGTTIHLDSRPAVVPGDATLLHHLATNLLQNAVVHNTATGGWVRASTHRTDTATHLTVENTGPVLTTDAVAALAAPFRRGAGRTQAPDHAGAGLGLAIATSIVRAHGGTLTLVPRANGGLVATATFVA; this comes from the coding sequence GTGCGTAGGCGCGGCCTGTCCGTCCGGTGGCGGCTGGCCCTGAGCTACGCGGCGCTCGTGACCGTGGTCGAGGCGATGCTGCTGACGGTCGTCGCCGCCTTCCTCCTGCGGTACGTGCCGGAGGGCGACCTCGTCCTGCTCGACATCGGCGGGACGACGGCGTTCGCACCCGACCGGTCCGACCTGCTGCGCACCTTCGCGCCCGCCGCCGCACTGACCGGCCTCGCGGCCTTCGGCCTGGGACTGCTCGGCGGCTGGGTCCTCGCCGGCCGGGTGCTGCGGCCGCTCACCGCGATCGGCGCCGCCGCACGGCGCGCCGCAGCCGGGTCGCTGGACCACCGGATCGACCTGACCGGGCCCCACGACGAGTTCCGGGAGGTCGCCGACACGTTCGACACGATGCTCGCCCGGGTCGAGCAGAGCGTCGAGGGGTACCGCCGGTTCGCCGCCGACGCCTCGCACGAGCTGCGCACCCCGCTCGCCACCACCCGCGCGATCCTCGACGTCGCGGCCGCCGACCCGGACCCCGACGTCCCGCAGGTGCTCGCGCAGCTGGCCGCGGCCAACGCGCGCGCCGTCGCCGTCACCGAGGCGCTGCTGCTCGTCGCTCGGACCGACGCCGCACCTGTCGGCCGCGACGACGTCGACCTCTCCCTCGTCCTGGAGGACGCCGTCGAGACGCTCGCCGGCACGGCCGACGCCCGCGGCACCACGATCCACCTCGACTCCCGGCCCGCCGTCGTCCCGGGCGACGCGACCCTGCTGCACCACCTCGCGACGAACCTCCTCCAGAACGCCGTCGTCCACAACACCGCGACCGGGGGCTGGGTCCGCGCGAGCACGCACCGCACCGACACCGCCACCCACCTGACGGTGGAGAACACCGGCCCCGTCCTGACCACCGACGCGGTCGCCGCTCTGGCCGCACCGTTCCGCCGCGGCGCGGGCCGCACGCAGGCCCCCGACCACGCCGGCGCCGGCCTCGGCCTCGCGATCGCCACGTCGATCGTCCGCGCCCACGGCGGCACCCTGACCCTCGTCCCCCGCGCCAACGGCGGCCTGGTCGCGACAGCGACGTTCGTGGCATGA
- a CDS encoding nucleotidyltransferase family protein: MTTRPSEELARHRAEVLELVRSAGASDVRVFGSVARGDDRPGSDLDLLATLPETMGLVELVALEQALEDVLGVRVDIVDDRSRSRVLEHALVEARPL, from the coding sequence GTGACGACCAGGCCGTCGGAGGAGCTCGCGCGTCATCGGGCGGAGGTCCTCGAGCTGGTGCGTTCCGCCGGTGCGTCCGACGTGCGTGTCTTTGGTTCCGTCGCCCGGGGCGACGACCGTCCGGGCTCAGACCTCGACCTTCTCGCCACGCTCCCCGAGACGATGGGGCTCGTCGAGCTGGTGGCCCTCGAGCAGGCCCTCGAGGACGTGCTCGGCGTCCGGGTCGACATCGTGGATGACCGCTCCCGCTCACGGGTTCTTGAGCACGCCCTCGTGGAGGCCCGGCCACTGTGA
- a CDS encoding M15 family metallopeptidase: MDDTTLLPPRAPATGAERPRPRRRRAVAVVGGLAALVVVAAAATAGLAGGTVPLPGPTAPSEPTTADGRIPDGETVSPFDDSLPAIAGLDPALLAALREAATAVGVDGRTLHVTSGWRSAAYQRWLQDDALRTFGSADEASRWVASPEDSAHVTGDAVDVGPYATAEWLSRHGAQFGLCQVYANEVWHLELRPDAADEGCPPMSADAAG, from the coding sequence ATGGACGACACCACCCTGCTCCCTCCTCGCGCCCCGGCGACGGGCGCCGAGCGGCCCCGTCCGCGACGGCGTCGCGCTGTCGCGGTCGTCGGCGGACTCGCTGCGCTCGTCGTCGTCGCGGCGGCCGCCACCGCCGGCCTGGCGGGCGGCACGGTCCCGCTGCCCGGGCCGACCGCACCGAGCGAGCCGACGACGGCCGACGGACGGATCCCCGACGGCGAGACCGTCTCGCCGTTCGACGACTCGCTGCCGGCGATCGCAGGACTCGACCCGGCCCTGCTCGCCGCGCTGCGCGAGGCCGCCACCGCGGTCGGCGTCGACGGTCGCACGCTGCACGTCACCAGCGGCTGGCGGTCGGCGGCCTACCAGCGGTGGCTGCAGGACGACGCCCTGCGCACGTTCGGCAGCGCCGACGAGGCGTCCCGCTGGGTGGCCTCCCCGGAGGACTCCGCGCACGTCACCGGTGACGCCGTGGACGTCGGCCCGTACGCGACCGCCGAGTGGCTCAGCCGGCACGGGGCGCAGTTCGGCCTGTGCCAGGTCTACGCCAACGAGGTCTGGCACCTCGAGCTGCGCCCTGATGCCGCCGACGAGGGCTGCCCGCCGATGTCGGCGGACGCGGCGGGGTGA
- a CDS encoding SDR family oxidoreductase: MTFIVHGATGAQGGPVAAALARAGRSVTAAVRTPQSYDGDAVAVDYADPGTLAAAYRGAEGVFVHLPLGTPEQQLAHARAIVQGVEDGRPGRVVVSTSGYPFAEDGTDDGPVSVLVRGLRGSGVPTAVIAPRLYLENLLLPPVTASAREHGVLPYPLRTDYPVSWSSHLDVADVAVRLLDDLAPTGTVAVGALPGLLGADLATGFAEHLGRDVRFEAQDPDDFGTAVAPIFGAEAIAPVVASYHWRATQPGDVIAREDSAQERLGLQPRTVAQWLRDVGA, from the coding sequence ATGACCTTCATCGTCCACGGCGCCACCGGCGCCCAGGGCGGCCCGGTGGCCGCCGCACTCGCCCGCGCAGGCAGGTCCGTCACGGCCGCCGTCCGCACCCCGCAGTCGTACGACGGCGACGCCGTCGCCGTCGACTACGCCGACCCCGGCACCCTTGCCGCCGCCTACCGGGGCGCCGAGGGTGTCTTCGTCCACCTGCCCCTGGGCACGCCCGAGCAGCAGCTCGCGCACGCTCGGGCGATCGTGCAGGGCGTCGAGGACGGGCGTCCCGGCAGGGTCGTCGTCTCGACCAGCGGCTACCCGTTCGCGGAGGACGGGACCGACGACGGCCCCGTATCGGTGCTCGTGCGGGGCCTGCGCGGCTCCGGCGTCCCCACGGCCGTGATCGCCCCCCGCCTGTACCTCGAGAACCTCCTCCTGCCGCCCGTCACCGCCTCCGCGCGCGAGCACGGGGTGCTGCCCTATCCGCTCCGCACCGACTACCCCGTCTCCTGGAGCTCGCACCTGGATGTCGCCGACGTCGCCGTCCGCCTCCTCGACGACCTCGCGCCCACCGGCACCGTGGCGGTGGGGGCGCTGCCCGGGCTGCTCGGGGCCGATCTCGCCACGGGGTTTGCCGAGCACCTCGGGCGTGACGTCCGCTTCGAGGCGCAGGACCCCGACGACTTCGGCACGGCTGTCGCACCGATCTTCGGTGCCGAGGCGATCGCCCCTGTCGTCGCGTCGTACCACTGGCGGGCCACGCAGCCCGGTGACGTGATCGCGCGCGAGGACAGCGCCCAGGAGCGCCTCGGCCTCCAGCCGCGCACCGTGGCGCAGTGGCTGCGCGACGTGGGCGCATAG
- a CDS encoding nucleoside deaminase: MGLALDEARAALGTGDVPVGAVVLGPDGAVVGRGRNLREADADPVAHAEVVALRAAARTLGRWRLDGCTLVVTLEPCLMCAGATLLARVPRLVLGAWDPKAGACGSQWDVVRDRRSTHRVEVHGGVRAAESADLLHGFFAAHR; encoded by the coding sequence ATGGGGCTCGCGCTCGACGAGGCCCGTGCCGCGCTGGGCACCGGCGACGTCCCCGTCGGTGCCGTCGTGCTCGGGCCCGACGGCGCCGTCGTCGGCCGCGGCCGCAACCTGCGCGAGGCCGACGCCGACCCCGTCGCGCACGCCGAGGTCGTCGCCCTGCGCGCCGCCGCCCGCACCCTGGGCCGCTGGCGGCTCGACGGCTGCACGCTCGTCGTGACGCTCGAGCCGTGCCTCATGTGCGCCGGCGCCACCCTGCTCGCCCGCGTGCCGCGCCTGGTGCTCGGCGCGTGGGACCCCAAGGCCGGCGCGTGCGGCTCGCAGTGGGACGTCGTGCGCGACCGGCGCAGCACCCACCGCGTCGAGGTGCACGGCGGCGTGCGCGCCGCCGAGTCCGCCGACCTCCTGCACGGCTTCTTCGCCGCGCACCGCTGA
- a CDS encoding CocE/NonD family hydrolase translates to MTAPAAEQVDPHGVAGGGAVSVVERLVPVPLADGTVLRATVHRPVTDAPVPVVLALTPYPVDGARAEMGEDALVERGLAVVVVALRGTGASDGTFEPWAGHRDDGRDVLDWCVRQPWCSGAVVGWGRSYLAQTLLAVAAAGHPALRALHLGVVPGDPVGVVYRGGALLLGSALGWVTAMGRGEILRAAAAGQDVAADLAAWEELAEAGERVALDGVVADHPVLARWFPAWRDWVTHPPADPWWAERALPPRPALPTFLVAGWHDIFRDLTLDLFATCPPGSRLVVGPWGHGPAGRAIGAVDHGRAAARGAEEVGAQVLDHLVGHATGEPVADAPRVRVFVMGEDAWRGLETWPPPANPTAWYLRPGGSLGPEPAPAAAPSAFVHDPADPVPTVGGPNLFARGDAARGTGAWDRRVLDGRADVLRFDSPPLADDVTVIGDVEVTLVASTDALDTDWTATLVDVHPDGTALGVVDGVVRVGQVLGAVPPDEPREVTVHLGATAQRFGAGHRLRLEVASSSFPRFDVNPGTGALAALTGPAGRRVVHQRVHHDATRPSRLVLPVVPDLP, encoded by the coding sequence GTGACCGCTCCCGCGGCAGAGCAGGTGGACCCGCACGGGGTTGCGGGCGGCGGTGCCGTGAGCGTCGTCGAGCGCCTCGTCCCCGTGCCGCTGGCCGACGGCACCGTGCTGCGCGCGACGGTGCACCGGCCCGTCACCGACGCCCCGGTGCCGGTGGTGCTCGCGCTCACCCCGTACCCGGTGGACGGCGCCCGGGCCGAGATGGGGGAGGACGCCCTCGTCGAGCGGGGTCTCGCGGTCGTCGTCGTGGCGCTGCGCGGCACGGGCGCCTCGGACGGGACCTTCGAGCCCTGGGCCGGGCACCGCGACGACGGCCGCGACGTCCTCGACTGGTGCGTGCGGCAGCCGTGGTGCTCGGGCGCCGTCGTGGGGTGGGGGCGGTCGTACCTCGCCCAGACGCTGCTCGCGGTCGCCGCGGCGGGCCACCCGGCGCTGCGCGCCCTGCACCTGGGCGTGGTCCCGGGCGACCCCGTGGGCGTGGTCTACCGCGGCGGCGCGCTGCTGCTCGGATCGGCGCTGGGCTGGGTGACGGCGATGGGGCGGGGCGAGATCCTGCGCGCCGCGGCCGCCGGGCAGGACGTCGCCGCCGACCTCGCCGCGTGGGAGGAGCTCGCGGAGGCGGGGGAGCGGGTCGCGCTCGACGGCGTCGTCGCCGACCACCCGGTGCTCGCCCGCTGGTTCCCCGCCTGGCGGGACTGGGTCACGCACCCGCCGGCCGACCCGTGGTGGGCCGAGCGTGCCCTGCCGCCGCGTCCCGCGCTGCCGACGTTCCTCGTCGCGGGCTGGCACGACATCTTCCGCGACCTCACGCTCGACCTGTTCGCGACCTGCCCGCCCGGCTCCCGCCTCGTCGTCGGCCCCTGGGGGCACGGCCCCGCCGGGCGGGCGATCGGCGCGGTCGACCACGGGCGCGCTGCCGCCCGCGGCGCCGAGGAGGTCGGGGCGCAGGTCCTCGACCACCTCGTCGGTCACGCCACGGGGGAGCCCGTCGCGGACGCCCCGCGGGTCCGGGTCTTCGTCATGGGCGAGGACGCGTGGCGCGGCCTGGAGACGTGGCCGCCGCCGGCGAACCCGACGGCCTGGTACCTGCGGCCCGGCGGGTCCCTCGGCCCGGAGCCCGCGCCGGCCGCGGCACCGTCCGCCTTCGTCCACGACCCCGCCGACCCCGTCCCGACCGTGGGCGGTCCCAACCTCTTCGCCCGCGGCGACGCCGCCCGGGGCACCGGCGCGTGGGACCGCCGCGTGCTCGACGGCCGTGCCGACGTCCTGCGCTTCGACTCCCCGCCGCTCGCGGACGACGTCACCGTGATCGGGGACGTCGAGGTCACGCTCGTCGCGTCGACGGACGCGCTCGACACCGACTGGACCGCCACGCTGGTCGACGTGCACCCCGACGGGACCGCCCTGGGGGTGGTCGACGGGGTGGTCCGGGTCGGGCAGGTTCTCGGCGCGGTCCCGCCGGACGAGCCCCGCGAGGTCACCGTGCACCTCGGGGCCACCGCGCAACGCTTCGGTGCGGGGCACCGGCTGCGGCTGGAGGTGGCGAGCTCGTCCTTCCCGCGGTTCGACGTCAACCCCGGCACGGGTGCCCTGGCGGCGCTCACCGGCCCCGCCGGGCGCCGCGTCGTGCACCAGCGGGTCCACCACGACGCCACCCGTCCGTCCCGGCTGGTCCTCCCGGTCGTACCGGACCTGCCCTGA